The proteins below come from a single Geobacillus thermoleovorans genomic window:
- a CDS encoding amino acid ABC transporter permease, translating to MDFRFDIIVEYAPYFWQGLLVTIGVSLAGIVFGLILGLFIGLGKMSSNPIIRLPFSWYINFFRGTPLVVQILLVHFGAMPLFFAQPNAVASLAVSLSLNSAAYVAEIFRAGIQSIDKGQMEAARSLGMTHAQAMRYIILPQALKRMIPPFANEFIVLIKDSSLGMVIAAPEIMYWGKAAAGEYYRVWEPYLTVAFIYLLLTLSLSKLSHYLERKYSTQ from the coding sequence ATGGATTTTCGTTTTGATATTATTGTTGAATACGCCCCTTACTTTTGGCAAGGGCTGCTCGTAACGATCGGCGTATCATTAGCCGGCATCGTGTTCGGCCTCATTCTCGGCCTGTTCATCGGCCTTGGCAAAATGTCGTCCAACCCGATTATTCGTTTGCCGTTTTCGTGGTACATTAACTTTTTCCGCGGTACGCCGCTTGTCGTGCAAATTTTGCTCGTCCATTTCGGCGCCATGCCGCTCTTTTTCGCCCAGCCAAATGCCGTCGCTTCCCTGGCCGTCTCGCTGTCGCTCAACTCGGCCGCGTATGTGGCCGAGATTTTCCGCGCCGGCATCCAGTCGATCGACAAAGGGCAAATGGAAGCGGCCCGCTCGCTTGGGATGACGCATGCGCAGGCGATGCGCTACATTATTTTGCCGCAGGCGTTAAAGCGAATGATTCCGCCGTTTGCGAACGAGTTTATCGTCTTAATTAAAGATTCGTCGCTTGGGATGGTCATCGCCGCCCCGGAAATCATGTATTGGGGGAAAGCGGCCGCGGGTGAGTATTACCGCGTTTGGGAGCCGTATTTAACAGTGGCGTTCATCTATTTGCTCTTAACGCTTTCGTTAAGCAAACTGTCACACTATCTTGAAAGGAAGTATTCGACCCAATGA
- a CDS encoding basic amino acid ABC transporter substrate-binding protein gives MLKMKKGLIVAVVAALFMALAACGKSTETSSPSGAEKEGKQKITVGTDAAFAPFEYMQKGKIVGFDADLLDAVMKEAGLDYELKNIGWDPLFASLQSKEIDMGISGITITDERKQSYDFSAPYFEATQVILVKQGSPVKNALDLKGKTIGVQNATTGQEAAEKLFGKGDHIKKFETSVVAIMELLNGGVDAVITDNAVANEYVKNNPDKKLQVIEDPQNFASEYYGMIFPKDSELKAKVDEALQKVIDSGKYAEIYKKWFGKEPNMEGLKQQQ, from the coding sequence ATGTTAAAAATGAAGAAAGGTTTGATCGTAGCGGTCGTTGCTGCGTTGTTTATGGCGCTCGCCGCTTGTGGCAAGTCGACAGAAACAAGCTCTCCGTCAGGCGCTGAAAAAGAAGGGAAGCAAAAAATCACCGTCGGGACGGACGCGGCGTTTGCACCATTTGAATATATGCAAAAAGGAAAAATTGTTGGGTTTGACGCCGACCTTTTGGATGCGGTGATGAAAGAAGCCGGCTTGGATTATGAATTAAAAAACATCGGCTGGGATCCGCTGTTCGCTTCGCTGCAAAGCAAAGAAATCGACATGGGCATTTCCGGCATTACGATTACGGACGAGCGGAAACAATCTTATGATTTCTCAGCTCCGTACTTTGAAGCAACACAAGTCATCTTAGTCAAACAAGGCAGCCCGGTGAAAAACGCCCTTGACTTAAAAGGGAAAACGATCGGCGTTCAAAACGCGACAACCGGTCAAGAAGCTGCGGAGAAGCTATTTGGCAAAGGCGATCATATTAAAAAATTCGAAACGAGTGTTGTTGCCATTATGGAACTGCTAAACGGCGGTGTTGATGCTGTCATCACGGACAACGCGGTGGCAAACGAATACGTGAAAAACAATCCGGACAAAAAATTGCAAGTCATTGAAGATCCACAAAACTTCGCTTCGGAATACTACGGCATGATCTTCCCGAAAGACAGCGAATTGAAAGCCAAAGTGGACGAAGCATTGCAAAAAGTGATCGACAGCGGCAAATATGCAGAGATTTACAAAAAATGGTTTGGCAAAGAACCGAATATGGAAGGCTTAAAACAACAACAATAA
- a CDS encoding amino acid ABC transporter ATP-binding protein translates to MIDVRQLKKSFGSLQVLKGIDVHIREGEVVVVIGPSGSGKSTFLRCLNLLEDFDEGEIIIDGINLKAKDTNLNKVREEVGMVFQRFNLFPHMTVLNNITLAPMKVRKWPREKAEAKAMELLAKVGLQDKAHVYPDSLSGGQAQRVAIARALAMEPKIMLFDEPTSALDPEMVGEVLSVMKQLANEGMTMVVVTHEMGFAREVGDRVLFMDGGYIVEEGKPEDLFDHPQHERTKAFLSKVL, encoded by the coding sequence ATGATTGACGTACGCCAGCTGAAAAAATCGTTCGGTTCGCTCCAAGTTTTAAAAGGAATCGATGTCCATATTCGCGAAGGAGAAGTCGTGGTCGTCATCGGCCCATCGGGGTCGGGAAAATCGACGTTTTTACGCTGTTTAAACTTGCTTGAGGATTTCGATGAAGGTGAAATTATTATTGACGGCATTAATTTAAAGGCGAAAGACACGAACTTAAATAAAGTGCGGGAAGAAGTCGGAATGGTGTTCCAGCGCTTTAACTTGTTTCCGCATATGACGGTGCTGAACAATATCACGCTGGCACCGATGAAAGTGCGGAAATGGCCGCGTGAAAAAGCGGAAGCGAAGGCGATGGAGCTGCTCGCCAAAGTCGGGCTGCAAGACAAAGCGCACGTCTACCCGGACTCCCTCTCCGGTGGGCAGGCGCAGCGCGTCGCCATCGCCCGGGCATTGGCCATGGAACCGAAAATCATGCTGTTTGACGAGCCGACGTCAGCGCTTGACCCGGAAATGGTCGGGGAAGTGCTCTCGGTCATGAAGCAGCTGGCCAATGAAGGGATGACGATGGTCGTCGTCACCCACGAGATGGGCTTTGCCCGTGAAGTCGGCGACCGCGTCCTGTTTATGGACGGCGGCTACATTGTCGAGGAAGGGAAGCCGGAAGACTTGTTCGACCACCCGCAGCATGAGCGGACGAAAGCGTTTTTATCAAAAGTGCTGTAA
- the putP gene encoding sodium/proline symporter PutP has translation MVLFSVIVYLVGMLWIGYWAYKRTSNLSDYMLGGRTLGPAVTALSAGASDMSGWLLMGLPGAMYIDGVSAAWIVIGLTLGAYANWLFVAPRLRVYTEVANDSITIPEFLENRFGDATKLLRMVSGIVIMVFFTFYVSSGLVSGGVLFENSFGVSYHTGLWIVGGVVVAYTLFGGFLAVSWTDFVQGTIMFIALILVPVVTLFHTGGPVDTIETIRDIDPNLLNLWKGTSVLGIISLFAWGLGYFGQPHIIVRFMAIKSVKEMKSARRIGMGWMIFSVVGAMLTGLFGIAYFSQRGMKLDDPETVFIKLGHILFHPIITGFLLAAILAAIMSTISSQLLVTSSSLTEDLYKVVFRRAASDKELVFVGRLSVLIVAIVATALAYTKNDTILNLVGYAWAGFGASFGPVILLSLCWRRMTKWGALAGMVAGALTVILWTQSAYLKGLLYEMIPGFAASLAAIVIVSLLTKEPEGKVAEQFDRFKQLLS, from the coding sequence ATGGTTTTATTTTCAGTCATTGTCTACTTAGTTGGCATGCTGTGGATCGGCTATTGGGCGTATAAACGGACGTCGAATTTGTCCGATTATATGCTTGGCGGCCGGACGCTCGGGCCGGCGGTGACCGCGCTTAGCGCCGGGGCTTCCGACATGAGCGGTTGGTTGCTCATGGGGCTGCCGGGGGCGATGTATATCGATGGAGTGAGCGCCGCATGGATCGTCATCGGCTTGACGCTTGGCGCTTATGCAAACTGGCTGTTCGTTGCGCCGCGCTTGCGCGTCTATACAGAAGTGGCGAACGATTCGATTACGATTCCAGAGTTTTTAGAAAACCGATTCGGGGATGCCACGAAATTGTTGCGCATGGTGTCTGGCATTGTCATTATGGTCTTTTTTACGTTTTATGTATCGTCCGGCCTTGTTTCAGGGGGCGTTCTGTTTGAAAACTCGTTTGGTGTCAGCTACCATACGGGCTTGTGGATCGTTGGCGGCGTTGTCGTCGCTTACACGCTGTTTGGCGGCTTTTTGGCCGTCAGCTGGACGGACTTTGTGCAAGGGACGATTATGTTCATTGCGTTGATTCTGGTGCCGGTGGTGACGCTGTTCCATACAGGCGGGCCAGTAGATACGATTGAGACGATCCGCGACATCGATCCCAACTTGTTGAACTTGTGGAAAGGAACGAGTGTTCTTGGCATCATTTCGTTATTCGCCTGGGGGCTCGGCTATTTTGGCCAGCCGCACATTATCGTCCGCTTTATGGCGATCAAGTCGGTCAAAGAAATGAAAAGCGCCCGGCGCATCGGCATGGGTTGGATGATTTTCTCGGTTGTCGGAGCGATGTTGACGGGTCTTTTTGGAATCGCTTACTTTTCGCAGCGCGGCATGAAACTTGATGATCCTGAAACGGTATTTATTAAGCTCGGGCACATTTTGTTCCATCCGATTATTACCGGGTTTTTGCTGGCGGCGATTTTAGCCGCGATTATGAGCACCATTTCATCCCAGCTGCTCGTCACCTCGAGCTCGCTGACCGAAGACTTGTATAAAGTCGTGTTCCGCCGCGCGGCTTCGGATAAGGAGCTTGTCTTCGTCGGGCGTTTGTCGGTGCTCATTGTCGCCATTGTCGCAACGGCGCTGGCGTACACGAAAAACGACACGATTTTAAACTTGGTCGGCTATGCGTGGGCTGGATTTGGCGCATCGTTTGGCCCAGTTATTCTGTTGAGCTTATGCTGGCGGCGGATGACGAAATGGGGGGCGCTCGCCGGCATGGTCGCTGGGGCATTGACGGTCATTCTTTGGACGCAATCCGCCTACTTAAAAGGGCTGTTGTATGAAATGATCCCCGGTTTTGCCGCCAGCTTGGCAGCGATTGTGATCGTCAGCTTGCTGACGAAGGAGCCAGAAGGGAAAGTAGCTGAACAATTTGATCGATTCAAGCAGTTGCTGTCCTAA
- a CDS encoding carbon-nitrogen hydrolase family protein has protein sequence MRVSAVQYHLHTIRSFDEFAAQVTHYVKTAQEFDAEFVLFPEFFTTQLLSIPLDDGRQATIDDLPNYTEKYTELFVSLAKDTGMYLIGGTHVIRQNGKLYNVAHLFTPDGHIHQQAKLHITPTEVNEWNIAPGDGVHVFETDKATIAILTCYDIEFPEIVRMARAKGADVIFCPSCTDDRHGFYRVRYCCHARAIENEVYVVTTGTVGSLPTVDFMRANFGQAAVITPNDIPFPPGGVLAAGEINDDMVITADLDLSLLRKVREKGSVATWRDRRIDLYPDWNQVK, from the coding sequence TTGCGCGTCTCGGCTGTCCAATATCATCTTCACACCATCCGTTCGTTTGACGAGTTTGCCGCGCAAGTGACGCATTACGTCAAAACGGCGCAAGAGTTTGACGCCGAGTTCGTCTTGTTCCCAGAATTTTTCACGACCCAATTGCTTTCCATTCCACTTGATGACGGACGGCAAGCAACGATTGATGACTTGCCGAATTATACCGAAAAATACACTGAGCTGTTTGTGTCGCTCGCCAAAGACACCGGCATGTATTTGATCGGCGGCACGCATGTCATCCGCCAAAACGGCAAGCTGTACAATGTCGCTCATTTATTCACGCCGGATGGGCACATCCATCAGCAGGCGAAATTGCACATCACCCCGACGGAAGTGAACGAGTGGAATATCGCTCCAGGCGACGGCGTGCATGTGTTTGAAACGGACAAAGCGACGATCGCCATTTTGACGTGCTATGACATCGAGTTTCCGGAAATCGTTCGTATGGCGCGCGCCAAAGGGGCAGATGTCATCTTCTGTCCGTCGTGCACCGATGACCGGCACGGGTTTTACCGCGTACGGTATTGCTGCCACGCGCGGGCCATCGAAAACGAAGTGTATGTCGTCACGACCGGCACGGTCGGGTCGCTTCCGACGGTCGACTTTATGCGCGCCAATTTCGGCCAAGCGGCCGTCATCACGCCCAACGACATCCCGTTCCCACCCGGCGGCGTGCTTGCGGCCGGCGAGATCAACGACGACATGGTCATTACGGCTGACCTCGACTTATCGCTTCTTCGCAAAGTGCGGGAAAAAGGATCGGTCGCGACATGGCGCGACCGGCGCATCGACTTGTACCCGGATTGGAATCAAGTGAAATAG
- the pdxK gene encoding pyridoxine/pyridoxal/pyridoxamine kinase encodes MTMPKALTIAGSDSSGGAGLQADLKTFQELGVYGMTAITTIVAMDPHNQWAHQVFPVDLATIEAQLETIIVGVGVDAFKTGMLPTTDIIELTARTIEKHGLKNAVVDPVMVCKGADEPLHPENTVCYRETLVPKAMVVTPNLFEAAQLSGLPRIETIEDMKEAAGRIHELGAQYVIVKGGRKIPHDYAVDVLYDGKTFELLESERIDTTYTHGAGCTFSAAIAAELAKGRPVKDAIATAKAFITTAIRHSFPLNEYVGPTHHGAYRRYGEQ; translated from the coding sequence ATGACGATGCCAAAAGCATTGACGATCGCCGGGTCAGACAGTAGCGGCGGCGCCGGACTGCAGGCGGACTTGAAAACGTTCCAAGAGCTTGGCGTTTACGGAATGACGGCGATCACGACAATCGTCGCCATGGACCCGCACAACCAGTGGGCGCATCAAGTGTTTCCGGTGGACTTAGCGACGATCGAAGCCCAGCTTGAGACGATCATCGTCGGCGTTGGCGTCGACGCCTTCAAAACGGGGATGCTGCCGACGACGGACATCATTGAACTGACCGCGCGGACGATTGAAAAACATGGTTTGAAAAATGCGGTCGTCGATCCAGTTATGGTGTGCAAAGGGGCGGATGAGCCGCTCCACCCGGAAAATACGGTTTGCTACCGGGAAACGCTCGTGCCAAAAGCGATGGTCGTGACGCCAAACTTGTTCGAAGCAGCGCAGCTTTCCGGCTTGCCGCGCATTGAAACGATCGAGGACATGAAGGAAGCGGCCGGGCGCATTCATGAACTCGGGGCCCAATATGTCATCGTCAAAGGCGGGCGGAAAATTCCGCATGACTATGCGGTTGACGTCCTTTACGACGGCAAAACGTTTGAACTCCTCGAATCGGAGCGGATTGACACGACGTATACGCACGGAGCAGGCTGCACGTTCTCGGCGGCCATCGCCGCCGAACTGGCGAAAGGCCGGCCGGTGAAAGACGCCATTGCGACGGCAAAAGCGTTCATCACCACCGCCATCCGCCACTCGTTCCCGCTCAACGAATACGTCGGGCCCACACATCACGGTGCGTACCGCCGCTACGGCGAACAATAA
- the qoxC gene encoding cytochrome aa3 quinol oxidase subunit III, which translates to MGEAAHRYEETVPLEYRTQESRLNILGFWIFLGAEVALFATLFATYLVLFQRTGSGPTAAELFEVKDVLIETLLLLTSSFTCGLAIFEMRRGRMSGLIAWLLVTLLLGVGFITVEIREFIHYVHEGATMQTSAFLSSFFVLVGTHGAHVSVGIGWMILIIIQLLQRGFTPKTARKVFIVSLYWHFLDVVWIFIFTLVYLLGMVI; encoded by the coding sequence ATGGGAGAAGCTGCACATCGCTATGAGGAAACGGTGCCGCTGGAGTATCGGACGCAAGAAAGTCGGTTGAACATATTGGGTTTCTGGATTTTCCTCGGGGCGGAAGTCGCGCTGTTTGCGACGCTGTTTGCGACGTATCTCGTCTTGTTCCAACGGACCGGCTCGGGGCCGACGGCAGCGGAGCTGTTTGAGGTAAAAGACGTTTTGATCGAAACGTTGTTGCTGTTGACGAGCAGTTTCACATGTGGGTTGGCCATTTTTGAAATGCGCCGCGGCCGCATGAGCGGGCTGATTGCCTGGCTGCTCGTGACGCTTCTGCTTGGGGTGGGGTTTATTACGGTTGAAATTCGCGAGTTCATCCATTACGTCCATGAAGGAGCGACGATGCAGACGAGCGCATTTTTATCAAGCTTTTTCGTGCTCGTCGGCACGCACGGCGCCCACGTCAGTGTAGGAATTGGCTGGATGATTTTGATCATCATCCAGCTCCTCCAGCGCGGCTTTACGCCGAAAACGGCGCGCAAAGTGTTTATCGTCAGTTTGTATTGGCACTTTTTAGACGTCGTTTGGATTTTCATCTTCACGCTCGTCTATTTGTTAGGGATGGTGATCTAA
- a CDS encoding Uma2 family endonuclease — protein MKIESWKEGDFVNVPGKQAVSLEEFYRMRETTDRVLEYIDGAVLMSPSPSTQHQRLSGRLHVQLFHFLEGKPYEVFHAPFDIELKNERIEGKKIVVPDLTVICDPSGLTDTKFVGVPTLIIEILSPSNQAYDLVFKLNLYMQYGVGEYWIVNPMHSVVQIYSLNDDGQYEQAGVWKETGMACSRALDGFSVDVEQLFRP, from the coding sequence ATGAAAATAGAAAGCTGGAAAGAAGGTGATTTCGTGAACGTTCCGGGAAAACAGGCGGTATCGCTTGAAGAATTTTATCGCATGCGGGAAACAACCGACCGCGTTTTAGAATACATTGATGGCGCTGTGTTGATGTCTCCCTCCCCTTCGACCCAGCACCAACGCCTATCGGGACGGCTGCACGTCCAACTGTTCCATTTTTTAGAAGGAAAGCCGTATGAAGTGTTTCATGCCCCGTTTGATATCGAACTAAAGAACGAACGAATCGAAGGCAAGAAAATTGTCGTCCCTGATTTAACCGTGATCTGTGATCCAAGTGGATTAACGGATACAAAATTTGTCGGCGTCCCAACGCTGATCATCGAGATTTTAAGCCCTTCCAACCAGGCGTATGATCTCGTGTTCAAATTGAACTTGTATATGCAATACGGAGTCGGTGAATATTGGATCGTGAACCCTATGCACTCTGTTGTGCAAATCTACTCGCTCAATGACGACGGACAATATGAACAAGCCGGCGTCTGGAAAGAAACCGGCATGGCATGTTCGCGCGCGCTTGACGGTTTTTCTGTTGATGTAGAACAACTATTTCGTCCTTGA
- the qoxD gene encoding cytochrome aa3 quinol oxidase subunit IV, whose translation MGANSHRESFPWKHIIGFLLSLVLTFAALWVALSSGLPLKAVIVIIVLFAIIQASLQLFLFMHVNESDSGKVQTFNMVYSFFIAVVVVAGSIWVMQFVL comes from the coding sequence ATGGGCGCAAACAGCCATCGCGAATCATTTCCGTGGAAACATATCATTGGGTTTTTGTTGTCGCTCGTCTTGACGTTTGCGGCTCTTTGGGTGGCGCTCTCGTCTGGGCTGCCGCTTAAAGCCGTGATCGTCATCATCGTCTTGTTCGCGATCATCCAAGCGAGCTTGCAGCTGTTTCTATTCATGCACGTCAACGAAAGCGACAGCGGCAAAGTGCAAACGTTCAACATGGTATACAGCTTCTTTATTGCTGTTGTCGTTGTCGCCGGTTCGATTTGGGTGATGCAGTTTGTGTTGTAA